A single genomic interval of Sulfurovum sp. TSL6 harbors:
- a CDS encoding nucleoside deaminase, with the protein MKTQEHEKFIRRCIELAQDSLYSGDNPFGSVVVKDNEIIAEARNSAMHDDITDHAEVIAMRRAKKALGTSDLSECTLYSNCEPCPMCSFMMREQHIKEVVFALRTPHMGGYSRWDILQDQGLARYTPVFTSPPNVIIGILEKEAAEQFEKAGWTIHRE; encoded by the coding sequence ATGAAGACCCAAGAGCATGAGAAATTTATTAGACGATGTATCGAGTTAGCACAGGACTCCCTATATTCAGGAGACAATCCTTTTGGTTCTGTTGTTGTCAAAGATAATGAGATAATAGCCGAAGCACGTAACTCTGCCATGCATGACGACATCACTGACCATGCAGAAGTGATCGCTATGAGAAGAGCCAAAAAAGCGCTCGGGACTTCTGATCTCTCAGAGTGTACACTCTACTCAAACTGTGAACCTTGTCCGATGTGCTCGTTTATGATGCGTGAACAACATATCAAAGAGGTTGTTTTTGCTCTTCGAACACCGCACATGGGAGGATACTCACGGTGGGATATTCTCCAGGACCAAGGACTAGCACGATATACACCGGTATTTACCTCTCCTCCAAACGTCATCATAGGAATACTTGAAAAAGAAGCAGCAGAACAATTTGAAAAAGCGGGATGGACAATACATAGAGAATGA
- the rd gene encoding rubredoxin has protein sequence MSKKYICIVCDYIYDPEIGDPDSGIEPGTAFEDIPDDWVCPDCNVGKSDFEVLSET, from the coding sequence ATGAGTAAAAAGTATATTTGTATCGTATGCGACTATATTTATGACCCAGAAATAGGAGATCCTGATTCAGGTATAGAACCGGGGACTGCATTTGAAGATATCCCTGATGATTGGGTCTGTCCGGATTGTAATGTGGGTAAAAGTGATTTTGAAGTGCTTTCAGAGACATAG
- a CDS encoding peptidylprolyl isomerase — MTVTNENCVVGIEYEVKQAGTTDVVDSNKGGAPLEFIIGKGQIIPGLENALVGMSQGESGDIMVAAADAYGDVNPEAMQTLPIEQFEGVDLVEGMTLYGQGQDGQTVQVTVKSFDDKEVNVDFNHPLAGKDLMFSVTVLSAREATADEVTSGVVGGAPEAGGSCGTGCGCH, encoded by the coding sequence ATGACAGTAACAAATGAAAATTGTGTAGTCGGTATCGAATACGAAGTAAAACAAGCAGGTACAACAGACGTTGTGGATAGTAACAAAGGTGGGGCGCCACTAGAGTTTATTATTGGAAAAGGACAGATCATTCCAGGTCTTGAGAACGCACTTGTAGGTATGTCTCAAGGTGAAAGCGGAGACATTATGGTTGCAGCGGCAGATGCATATGGTGATGTAAACCCAGAAGCAATGCAAACACTTCCTATCGAACAGTTCGAGGGTGTTGATCTTGTAGAAGGTATGACACTTTATGGTCAAGGGCAAGATGGTCAGACTGTACAAGTAACAGTAAAATCATTTGATGATAAAGAAGTGAATGTTGACTTTAACCACCCATTGGCTGGTAAAGACCTTATGTTCTCAGTGACTGTTTTAAGTGCAAGAGAAGCAACTGCAGATGAAGTAACATCTGGTGTAGTTGGTGGTGCACCTGAAGCTGGTGGTAGCTGTGGTACAGGATGTGGTTGTCACTAA
- a CDS encoding L,D-transpeptidase, producing the protein MFKILFILMTLFTAGMTSEEVEILPPIGTETMPIAKTVFKLIKDDSEKIVDLTGKDFILVSVRERGSDGRFYAVDRDGTVWWSGPVTSGAPEFRSPSGIFPIIQKKRYHMSKDFPDESGVNNMDYMMKFTKRGHALHKGSVDWMSHGCIHIDPKDVPVIYHWSTFKTKVVITRHTYMPFAKEDLRKIYGKK; encoded by the coding sequence ATGTTTAAAATCCTCTTCATACTCATGACTCTTTTTACTGCAGGCATGACAAGTGAAGAGGTTGAAATATTGCCACCCATAGGTACAGAGACGATGCCTATCGCTAAAACGGTCTTTAAACTGATCAAAGATGACAGTGAAAAGATCGTCGATCTCACAGGAAAAGATTTTATTTTGGTCTCTGTACGCGAACGTGGAAGTGATGGACGTTTTTATGCAGTGGATCGTGATGGTACTGTCTGGTGGAGCGGTCCAGTCACTTCTGGTGCCCCAGAGTTTAGAAGTCCTTCAGGTATTTTCCCTATTATCCAGAAGAAGCGTTACCATATGTCTAAAGATTTCCCTGATGAAAGCGGTGTGAATAACATGGATTATATGATGAAGTTTACAAAAAGGGGACATGCTTTGCACAAGGGAAGTGTGGACTGGATGTCTCATGGCTGTATACACATTGACCCTAAGGATGTACCTGTTATCTATCATTGGTCCACTTTTAAAACAAAAGTGGTCATTACCAGACATACCTACATGCCTTTTGCCAAAGAGGACTTGAGAAAAATTTACGGAAAAAAGTAA
- a CDS encoding tol-pal system YbgF family protein, whose product MTNIVNRVVAQCVCMIFASTLLVHAEPSVYGFGSEEPTVNVQTTGSSNRSLASLQQQIAQQEERLDGLTTIIEGLSASIHELQQSRGANTSSMETNDASNTALLKKLAAMIDEINANYVSKEELKNALGHKSQVKSSIKKTTTENASIQGKSNAKLYSEAVRFFVKKRYDEAQKRFTITDTKGYKPAASNYYLGEIAYYTKKYEDAIFYFKKSAGIYDKASYIDTLLLHTAVSLEETGDKGQAKAFYENIIENYKGKKTAKIAKERLKKL is encoded by the coding sequence ATGACAAATATAGTAAATAGGGTTGTAGCACAGTGTGTTTGTATGATTTTTGCAAGCACTTTATTGGTACATGCTGAACCTTCTGTGTATGGTTTTGGAAGTGAGGAACCTACAGTAAATGTACAAACCACAGGAAGCAGCAATAGAAGCTTGGCTTCTTTACAGCAACAAATAGCCCAGCAAGAGGAAAGGCTAGACGGACTGACTACGATCATAGAGGGTTTGAGTGCATCCATCCATGAGTTGCAACAGTCTAGAGGAGCTAACACCTCTTCTATGGAGACGAATGATGCATCCAACACCGCATTGCTTAAAAAGTTAGCGGCTATGATCGACGAGATCAATGCAAACTATGTCAGTAAAGAAGAGTTGAAAAATGCCTTGGGTCATAAAAGTCAGGTAAAAAGTTCTATAAAGAAAACCACTACAGAGAATGCATCCATTCAGGGTAAGAGCAATGCAAAACTTTACAGTGAAGCTGTACGATTTTTTGTAAAAAAACGTTATGATGAAGCACAAAAAAGATTTACGATAACCGATACAAAAGGCTATAAGCCTGCAGCATCAAACTATTATTTGGGTGAAATAGCCTATTATACGAAGAAGTATGAAGATGCGATATTTTATTTTAAAAAGAGTGCTGGTATTTATGACAAGGCTTCTTATATAGATACTCTGCTTCTTCATACTGCAGTATCACTTGAAGAAACTGGAGATAAGGGGCAGGCAAAAGCATTCTATGAGAATATTATAGAGAACTATAAGGGTAAAAAAACGGCAAAGATCGCTAAAGAAAGATTGAAAAAACTTTAG
- a CDS encoding OmpA family protein yields the protein MTHKLLLTTSLISLLLIGCAQPAPDLAGKNNISDADHIEGDTVSIDENSYGTDSTGNYNSSSDGFKSIYFGFADYSIAPDMENNMNQNIEVANTAAYKIKIEGNCDEFGTDEYNYALGLKRAKAVKDSIAAQGIDPSKMVLVSFGESNAVCTESSDSCYQRNRRVDIRLIK from the coding sequence ATGACACACAAACTACTTTTAACTACATCACTCATTTCATTACTTTTGATCGGATGTGCACAACCTGCACCGGATTTAGCAGGTAAAAACAATATCTCTGATGCTGACCATATCGAAGGTGACACAGTCAGCATAGATGAAAATAGTTATGGCACAGACTCTACTGGAAATTATAACAGTAGCAGTGATGGTTTCAAAAGTATCTATTTTGGTTTTGCGGATTATTCGATCGCTCCAGATATGGAAAACAATATGAATCAGAATATAGAGGTAGCCAATACAGCAGCTTACAAAATAAAAATAGAAGGGAACTGTGATGAGTTTGGTACGGATGAGTACAATTATGCCCTGGGTTTAAAGCGTGCCAAAGCAGTAAAAGACAGTATTGCAGCACAAGGTATTGATCCAAGTAAAATGGTACTGGTAAGTTTTGGTGAGAGCAATGCTGTATGTACTGAATCTAGTGACAGTTGTTATCAAAGAAACAGAAGAGTTGACATTCGTTTAATAAAGTAG
- the tolB gene encoding Tol-Pal system protein TolB, which yields MRQLLLAVVSISIFALNLFGVDATLKIEKDVEQRARIALMDGSSEQSSKVFKILLSDLKISGHFLPDSTHHIGDLSSNYIIPALKSQEYVIKYAMDQRSGAKLLVRLLKASDGTQIFKKSYAISSKAKMPFLIHKAISDINNILQYPSISWINRYVAYAVYTTPGRSEIRLADYTFSYKKTIIKGGLNLFPKWADRAQRNIYYTSYKGTLPTLYKLNIYNGTKTKIASSEGMLVCSDVKNDGSKLLLTMAPEGQADIYEFDLASKSKRRITNFKGIDVNGRYVDDESRIVFVSNRLGYANVFKKSIDGGPTSQVVYHGRNNNACDAHGDKIVYSSRESHNAFGDNTFNLYLTSTGSSDTRPITTTGSNQFPRFSTDGSVILFLKQRGRSSSIGYANLSSHQSLLFPFNDRKVQSIDW from the coding sequence TTGAGACAGTTATTATTAGCAGTAGTATCAATAAGCATTTTTGCATTAAATCTTTTTGGCGTAGATGCAACACTTAAGATAGAGAAAGATGTAGAACAGCGTGCACGTATAGCGCTTATGGATGGTTCATCTGAACAGAGCAGTAAAGTGTTTAAGATTTTACTTTCAGACCTTAAAATATCCGGACATTTTTTGCCAGACAGTACACACCATATAGGTGATCTCTCTTCCAACTATATTATACCGGCTCTGAAAAGCCAGGAATATGTCATTAAGTATGCAATGGATCAACGATCAGGTGCAAAGCTTCTGGTACGACTTTTAAAAGCATCCGACGGTACACAGATCTTTAAAAAAAGCTATGCCATTTCCTCAAAAGCAAAAATGCCATTTCTCATACATAAAGCGATAAGCGACATTAACAATATTTTACAATACCCAAGTATCTCCTGGATCAATCGTTATGTTGCCTATGCTGTCTATACTACACCTGGGCGCAGTGAAATACGCTTGGCTGATTATACGTTCAGTTATAAAAAAACCATTATCAAAGGCGGATTGAACCTATTCCCTAAATGGGCGGATAGAGCACAAAGAAATATTTATTATACCTCTTATAAAGGAACACTGCCTACACTCTATAAACTTAATATCTATAACGGAACGAAAACGAAGATAGCAAGTTCTGAAGGAATGCTGGTTTGTTCTGATGTTAAGAATGATGGTTCAAAACTTTTACTTACTATGGCACCTGAAGGACAGGCAGATATCTATGAATTCGATCTTGCATCAAAATCGAAGAGACGAATCACGAACTTTAAAGGGATTGATGTAAACGGAAGGTATGTAGATGATGAGAGTCGTATAGTCTTTGTTTCTAATCGCTTGGGCTATGCAAATGTATTTAAAAAGTCTATAGATGGGGGACCGACTTCTCAGGTAGTCTATCATGGACGTAACAATAATGCCTGTGATGCACATGGAGATAAAATAGTCTACTCCAGTAGAGAAAGCCATAATGCATTTGGGGATAATACCTTTAATCTTTACCTTACCTCTACAGGAAGTTCAGACACAAGACCGATCACCACAACCGGGTCAAACCAGTTTCCTCGTTTTTCTACGGATGGATCTGTGATACTCTTTCTGAAGCAGAGGGGTCGAAGCTCTTCCATAGGATATGCGAATTTGTCAAGTCATCAGAGTTTACTTTTCCCGTTCAACGACAGAAAAGTGCAATCCATTGATTGGTAA
- the amrA gene encoding AmmeMemoRadiSam system protein A → MNDIVIALAKAAILVALNQPEDFDLEHALKTYPILKENGAVFVTINTKPNEQLRGCIGSLQAYRPLYEDIIHNAQAAALRDPRFVPLRVEELDHITLEVSILSEPQILHYTDSEDLKSKVVPFQDGIVLKLNGKQATYLPQVWEQLPKFDDFFSSLCMKANLGRDCLSHHPEISTYRVKEYKEK, encoded by the coding sequence GTGAATGATATAGTGATAGCCTTAGCCAAAGCTGCTATTTTAGTGGCATTGAATCAACCTGAAGATTTTGACCTGGAACATGCTTTAAAAACCTATCCCATTCTTAAAGAGAATGGTGCTGTTTTTGTCACCATTAACACAAAGCCAAATGAACAACTTCGAGGATGTATAGGTTCACTACAGGCCTACCGTCCACTCTATGAAGACATTATACATAATGCACAGGCTGCTGCCTTGCGTGACCCCCGATTTGTACCGCTAAGAGTAGAAGAGTTGGATCATATTACCCTGGAGGTCTCTATTCTTTCAGAGCCTCAAATATTACATTATACGGATAGTGAAGACCTGAAAAGTAAAGTCGTTCCTTTCCAAGATGGTATCGTACTGAAACTAAACGGTAAACAGGCGACCTATTTGCCACAGGTCTGGGAACAATTACCCAAGTTTGATGATTTCTTCTCTAGTCTATGCATGAAAGCCAACTTGGGTAGGGACTGCCTCTCTCATCATCCTGAGATCTCTACCTATAGGGTCAAAGAATATAAAGAGAAATAA
- the amrB gene encoding AmmeMemoRadiSam system protein B, producing the protein MENAVRKASVQGQFYPKECAKVKTYFQAFNHTFDTMNIPQNIKNIVPRAIIVPHAGYIYSGFTANFAYQFLKQTRAKRIIVIGPSHYRYFKGISGSYYEQYETPCGLLEIDSAYLFALAKRFNIGFEPTAHQKEHSTEVQMPFLEHYFPKTKVIELIYGEIRAKTLANIISALLQNQDNALIISSDLSHFHNLKEANALDKNCLKGVEKLDLNELEKGCKACGLTGIQAMILAAKHLKLSSKLLDYRTSADTSGDKSSVVGYMSAMFY; encoded by the coding sequence ATGGAAAATGCTGTACGAAAAGCTTCTGTACAAGGCCAGTTTTATCCGAAGGAGTGTGCCAAAGTAAAAACGTATTTCCAAGCGTTCAATCATACATTTGATACGATGAACATTCCTCAGAACATAAAGAACATCGTTCCCCGAGCCATCATAGTCCCGCATGCCGGATATATCTATAGCGGATTTACAGCCAACTTTGCCTACCAGTTTTTAAAGCAGACAAGAGCCAAACGCATTATTGTCATTGGGCCTAGTCATTATCGCTATTTCAAAGGGATATCCGGAAGCTATTATGAACAGTATGAGACTCCGTGTGGTCTACTAGAGATAGACAGTGCCTACCTTTTTGCTCTAGCCAAACGATTTAATATAGGATTTGAGCCTACAGCACATCAAAAAGAACATTCCACTGAAGTGCAAATGCCTTTTCTAGAACACTATTTCCCAAAAACAAAAGTGATAGAATTGATCTATGGTGAGATCAGAGCCAAAACATTGGCAAATATTATAAGTGCTCTTCTACAAAACCAAGATAATGCTCTCATCATCAGTTCAGACCTAAGTCATTTTCATAACCTCAAAGAAGCAAATGCATTGGATAAAAACTGTTTAAAAGGTGTTGAAAAACTTGATTTAAATGAACTTGAAAAAGGATGTAAAGCTTGTGGACTTACAGGAATCCAAGCGATGATACTTGCAGCCAAACACCTGAAACTCTCATCAAAGTTATTAGACTACCGCACTTCTGCAGATACAAGTGGTGACAAAAGTTCTGTGGTTGGGTATATGTCTGCCATGTTTTATTGA
- a CDS encoding prephenate dehydratase — protein sequence MNKKIAYQGVQGAYSEQACKSAYPDYQTIACDTFQEAMWMVEEGDADLAMIPLENSTAGRVEEIYRLIPKMSLHVIAEHFEPIVHCLLALPGVKIEDLKYVASHPQALAQCHNHILSLGLKAEAKLDTAGAAKELVELNDPQRAAIASKLAADIYGLQILKENFEDKHGNTTRFFILSRENKVPLYEPSKKYITSLIFQVQNIPAALYKVLGGFASNGINLLKIESYMGTQMLPGSQFHIDIDGHMDSDIMRLALKEVSFFAEDVRILGVYESHRDKQIEYMI from the coding sequence ATGAATAAAAAAATTGCATACCAGGGTGTTCAGGGTGCATATTCGGAACAAGCGTGTAAAAGTGCATATCCAGACTATCAAACGATTGCATGTGATACATTTCAAGAAGCGATGTGGATGGTAGAGGAGGGAGATGCAGACCTTGCTATGATTCCTTTGGAAAACTCTACAGCAGGGAGAGTAGAAGAGATATATAGACTCATACCTAAAATGTCACTGCATGTCATTGCTGAGCATTTTGAACCTATTGTACATTGTCTTCTTGCACTACCAGGTGTTAAAATTGAAGATTTGAAATATGTTGCTTCCCATCCTCAGGCATTAGCACAGTGTCATAACCATATACTCTCCTTAGGTTTAAAAGCAGAAGCAAAACTCGATACTGCCGGTGCAGCAAAAGAGTTGGTTGAGCTAAATGATCCTCAAAGAGCGGCTATTGCATCGAAATTAGCAGCTGATATATATGGATTACAGATATTAAAAGAAAACTTTGAAGATAAACATGGCAATACAACACGGTTTTTTATACTATCAAGAGAAAATAAAGTACCCTTATATGAACCGTCTAAAAAATACATTACTTCATTGATATTTCAGGTACAAAATATACCCGCTGCCCTCTATAAAGTGCTTGGCGGTTTTGCAAGCAATGGCATTAACCTTTTAAAGATAGAAAGTTACATGGGAACCCAAATGCTTCCAGGAAGCCAATTCCACATTGATATTGATGGGCACATGGATTCAGATATTATGAGACTTGCCTTAAAGGAAGTCTCATTTTTTGCAGAAGATGTAAGAATACTGGGTGTTTATGAGAGTCATAGAGATAAACAAATTGAGTATATGATTTAA
- a CDS encoding TonB C-terminal domain-containing protein, translated as MIKKSSTLISGLLAFGIYFSVIALLLFYFNTRDQQKPVHYVKKNEERIRVSMNTPKPQVKKEIKEQPKKVVKSKPKTKPKPKPKKTVKKTVKKKVVKKKVIKEKVVKKAKVVKKKKDVNTTKPKKVNMPKDLFANITSKKKIEKPKPIKTTPVKPKKTHIAKVPNKTSASDLVSDSLKKQKKSDVGIENTYLAMIEEKLKGWPAQSEYAGEKARVWIKVEPNGRFQYKVVTASGNDAFNAGLISYLKQLQKIGFGPHKGNRPYELDVEFIAKE; from the coding sequence ATGATCAAAAAGTCTTCTACACTTATTTCAGGATTATTGGCCTTTGGCATCTACTTTAGTGTGATTGCTTTACTACTCTTTTATTTCAATACACGCGATCAGCAAAAACCGGTACATTATGTCAAAAAAAATGAAGAGCGTATACGTGTCTCCATGAACACACCTAAACCACAGGTTAAAAAAGAGATCAAAGAACAACCGAAAAAAGTGGTAAAATCTAAGCCTAAAACTAAGCCAAAACCAAAACCTAAAAAAACAGTGAAAAAAACAGTGAAAAAGAAAGTAGTCAAGAAAAAAGTGATTAAAGAAAAGGTGGTTAAAAAAGCAAAGGTTGTAAAAAAGAAAAAAGACGTCAATACTACGAAACCTAAAAAAGTGAACATGCCAAAAGATCTTTTTGCCAATATCACGTCTAAAAAGAAAATTGAAAAGCCTAAGCCTATCAAGACAACACCTGTGAAGCCTAAAAAAACGCATATTGCCAAGGTTCCAAATAAAACTAGTGCAAGTGATTTGGTCTCTGATTCATTAAAGAAACAGAAAAAGAGTGATGTGGGTATAGAGAATACCTATTTGGCCATGATAGAAGAGAAACTCAAGGGGTGGCCTGCACAAAGCGAGTATGCCGGAGAGAAGGCAAGGGTATGGATCAAAGTAGAACCTAATGGCAGATTTCAATATAAAGTAGTGACTGCATCAGGAAATGATGCATTCAATGCAGGTTTGATATCGTATTTAAAACAGTTGCAGAAGATCGGTTTTGGTCCGCACAAGGGTAACAGGCCTTATGAGTTAGATGTAGAGTTTATCGCGAAAGAGTAG
- a CDS encoding biopolymer transporter ExbD: MFGWDDDPDLNITPLVDVMLVLMAILMVTAPTITFQEQITLPQGSKTIKVEKPKTLTIRMDKNKKIYLGKDTYALDTFADDFVNQSVKFDKNSEVYIRADEALQYKNVMYLLKSVKAAGFEKVSLITL, translated from the coding sequence ATGTTTGGTTGGGATGATGATCCAGACTTGAACATTACACCTCTTGTAGATGTTATGCTGGTATTGATGGCCATACTTATGGTCACTGCACCAACTATTACTTTTCAAGAGCAGATAACACTGCCACAAGGTTCTAAGACCATTAAGGTAGAAAAACCCAAAACACTTACTATTCGTATGGACAAAAATAAAAAGATCTATCTGGGTAAAGACACCTATGCCTTAGATACATTTGCAGATGATTTTGTGAATCAGTCTGTGAAATTTGATAAAAATTCAGAAGTCTATATACGGGCAGATGAAGCACTGCAGTATAAAAATGTGATGTATCTTCTTAAAAGTGTCAAAGCAGCAGGTTTCGAGAAGGTTTCACTTATAACATTATGA
- a CDS encoding MotA/TolQ/ExbB proton channel family protein, translating into MNSLATYFFESSAITIFVLLLLSVYFIATFWVFLDRFYILNARIASEAKSLKSLYTGQSKSVASNSLIFTYLSRVNTPNKAILEAASSDAIRVSTKGLTWLSIIASTSPFIGLFGTVVGILETFTKLGAQSSASLSVVAPAISEALIATAAGIAVAIFAYSFHLILKRKAYELSSLLSSQSEVILSQVNGD; encoded by the coding sequence TTGAACTCTCTCGCTACTTATTTCTTTGAAAGCAGTGCAATCACTATATTTGTACTGCTTTTACTCTCAGTTTATTTTATTGCTACCTTTTGGGTATTTTTAGACAGATTTTATATCTTAAACGCACGTATTGCTTCTGAAGCTAAATCACTTAAATCACTCTATACAGGTCAGTCAAAATCAGTGGCCAGTAATTCACTTATTTTTACTTATCTGTCTCGTGTGAATACACCCAACAAAGCGATACTTGAAGCAGCCTCTTCTGACGCGATACGTGTATCTACGAAAGGTCTCACCTGGCTCTCTATCATCGCCTCTACTTCTCCGTTTATCGGTCTTTTTGGTACGGTTGTTGGTATACTTGAAACTTTTACAAAATTAGGAGCACAATCAAGTGCTTCTTTAAGTGTAGTGGCTCCAGCCATATCTGAAGCACTGATAGCTACAGCCGCAGGTATAGCTGTAGCTATATTTGCCTATTCATTTCATCTGATACTTAAACGTAAGGCTTATGAATTAAGTTCACTGCTCTCTTCTCAATCGGAAGTGATCCTATCTCAGGTTAACGGAGACTAA
- the atpC gene encoding ATP synthase F1 subunit epsilon, translating into MELMKLEIVTPNGVIFDAEVKQVTLPGSEGEFGVLANHATLVSLLDTGVIVIDNADGSEVAVAINSGYVKVDEEKTTCIVDGAVALSGADSDIAQALEAAKELLKSTESSSTAIAAAVSKVEQIGKSF; encoded by the coding sequence ATGGAACTTATGAAGCTAGAAATAGTCACACCGAACGGTGTGATTTTTGACGCTGAAGTAAAACAGGTAACATTACCAGGGTCAGAGGGTGAATTTGGTGTTTTAGCCAATCACGCTACTTTGGTATCATTACTTGATACAGGTGTAATTGTGATCGATAATGCAGACGGGAGTGAAGTAGCAGTAGCTATTAATTCTGGGTATGTTAAAGTCGATGAAGAGAAGACAACTTGTATCGTAGATGGTGCTGTTGCTCTTTCTGGTGCAGATAGTGATATTGCTCAGGCACTTGAAGCAGCAAAAGAGTTACTCAAGAGTACTGAATCTTCTAGTACAGCTATCGCAGCAGCGGTAAGCAAAGTAGAACAAATCGGAAAGTCTTTCTAA
- the atpD gene encoding F0F1 ATP synthase subunit beta, with protein MTGKIVQVLGPVLDVDFTDYLPEINEALETTFMVDGKEQKLVLEVAAQLGDNRVRTIAMDMSEGVVRGQEVKATGDSIKVPVGEEVLGRIFNVIGDPIDEAGDVNAKEYWSIHRDPPAFEEQSTKTEVFETGIKVVDLLAPYNKGGKVGLFGGAGVGKTVIIMELINNVAMKHSGYSVFAGVGERTREGNDLYFEMKESNVLDKVALCYGQMSEPPGARNRIALTGLTMAEYFRDEMGLDVLMFIDNIFRFAQSGSEMSALLGRIPSAVGYQPTLSREMGALQERITSTTKGSITSVQAVYVPADDLTDPAPASVFAHLDATTVLNRSIAEKGIYPAVDPLDSTSRMLDPQIVGEDHYAVARGVQQILQKYKDLQDIIAILGMDELSEDDKLVVERARKIEKYLSQPFHVAEVFTGSPGVYVTLEDTLEGFKGLIEGKYDDMNEAAFYMVGNMAEAIAKNDKINAK; from the coding sequence ATGACAGGTAAAATAGTACAAGTCTTAGGTCCCGTTCTCGATGTGGATTTTACAGACTACCTACCGGAGATTAATGAAGCGTTAGAAACTACGTTTATGGTTGATGGTAAAGAGCAAAAATTGGTTTTAGAAGTAGCAGCACAATTAGGTGACAACAGAGTTAGAACAATTGCTATGGATATGAGTGAAGGTGTGGTAAGAGGTCAAGAAGTTAAAGCAACTGGCGACTCTATCAAAGTTCCTGTAGGTGAAGAAGTTCTTGGACGTATCTTCAACGTTATCGGTGACCCTATCGATGAGGCTGGTGATGTTAATGCAAAAGAATACTGGTCAATCCACAGAGATCCACCAGCATTTGAAGAGCAAAGTACAAAAACTGAAGTATTTGAAACAGGTATCAAAGTAGTTGACCTTTTAGCACCTTATAACAAAGGTGGTAAAGTTGGACTGTTCGGTGGTGCCGGTGTTGGTAAAACAGTTATCATTATGGAGCTTATTAACAACGTTGCGATGAAACACAGCGGTTACTCTGTATTTGCCGGTGTTGGTGAAAGAACACGTGAAGGTAATGACCTTTACTTCGAAATGAAAGAGTCAAACGTACTTGACAAAGTTGCACTGTGCTACGGTCAAATGTCAGAGCCTCCAGGAGCACGTAACCGTATTGCACTTACTGGTCTTACTATGGCTGAGTACTTTAGAGATGAAATGGGTCTTGATGTATTGATGTTTATCGATAACATCTTTAGATTTGCTCAATCAGGTTCAGAGATGTCTGCACTTCTTGGTCGTATCCCTTCAGCAGTTGGTTACCAACCGACACTAAGCAGAGAGATGGGTGCACTTCAAGAGAGAATTACATCAACAACTAAAGGTTCTATTACTTCTGTTCAAGCAGTATATGTACCAGCGGATGACTTGACTGACCCGGCTCCTGCATCTGTATTTGCTCACTTGGATGCAACAACAGTACTTAACAGATCTATTGCTGAAAAAGGTATCTATCCTGCAGTTGATCCATTGGATTCAACTTCAAGAATGCTTGACCCGCAAATTGTTGGTGAAGATCACTATGCTGTTGCTAGAGGCGTACAGCAAATTCTTCAAAAATATAAAGATCTTCAAGATATCATTGCGATTCTTGGTATGGATGAACTTTCTGAAGATGACAAACTTGTTGTTGAAAGAGCAAGAAAGATTGAAAAATACCTTTCTCAACCATTCCACGTTGCTGAAGTATTTACAGGTTCTCCAGGTGTTTATGTTACACTTGAAGATACACTTGAAGGATTTAAAGGTCTTATCGAAGGTAAATATGACGACATGAATGAAGCTGCGTTCTACATGGTAGGTAACATGGCTGAAGCTATTGCTAAAAACGATAAGATTAACGCTAAGTAA